The Pogoniulus pusillus isolate bPogPus1 chromosome 21, bPogPus1.pri, whole genome shotgun sequence genomic interval tttttgtttctttggggttGGATTGATTTTGTAAAtgattcttttattttttttttttatttttaatgtttcaGCTGAAGCTTTTTGTCTTAATCTGGCACCTGGAAAACGCTAGATTGTCTTTTACTGCTGCTGTTCCCTTTGTCTGATGGTTTAGGGTGTTCTTTTCAGCAGAGTGAAAGCAAATGTGGGATCTTGGGGtggattaggaagagtgtgtccagcagatcaagtgaggttctcctccacctctactctgccctgctgagacctcatcttgaatattgtgctcagttttgggctccccagttgcagagggacagggatctgctggagagggtccagcggagggctaggaggatgattaggggactggagagcactgcctgatgaggagaggctgagggacctggggctgtttagtttggagaagagaagactgagaggggatttgataaatgtttataagtatctgagggctgccaggagcagggggactagtacattctagctaggctcaagctagcacaaAAAGCTTCTCCAGGCCTTCATTTTGACACCTAAATGTGGCCTCACGAGTTTGGAAATGTCAGTGACCAAGTGGGTGCATATGTGGGTCCATCTGTGGGTCCTTGCTGTGTAGAATTTCAGAAGCTGTGCCAACtgggcaggaaggaggaggacaTCAAAGCAAAAGTCTTCAAATTGCTCTCCAGGCTGCCGTTCTGCATGAATGCCTCCCCACTCTTCCATTCATCCCCTCCCATATCCACACTTGTTGAGTGTTGAATTCCCTATGGACTGTATTAACTTTGGCTGCTGTTGGCAGTGAAGTAGGGCAATTTACTTGGCACTCCTGAACTGGATAAATTGAGCAATGAAGCCTAGGAGAGAAGTGGAAAGGAGGGAAACTCTCACATGAGTACTTCTTCTGTAGAAATCCAACTTTTTTGTTTGGGTAGTTTTATTAGGTTTAACTAATTTTGTTGCTATGTTGCTGGATTCTTAAGAGGGACCAGATTTTTAGCAGGGGTGGGATCTGGAAGTTGAAGGAAGAGTAATGAGCTCTAGTCACAGATAGAATAATGCAAAACCTAAGAGAAAatgcttctttcttctttagaatagaatagaatcagccaggttggaagagacctccaagctcacaaagtccaacctatcccccagccctggccaatcaaccagaccatggcactaagtgcctcagccaggctttgcttcaacgcctccagggacagagactccaccacctccctgggcagcccattccaatgccaatcactctctctgccaacaacttcctcctaacatccagcctagacctcccctggcacaacttgagactgtgtccccttgttctgttgctggtttcctgggagaagagcccaaccccacctggctacaatgtcccttcaggtagttgtagatagcaatgaggtcagccctgagcctcctcttctgcaggctgcacacccccagctccctcagcctctcctcatagggtttgtcttccaggcccctcaccagctttgttgcccttctctggacaccttccagcacctcaacatctctcttgaattgagtggcccagaactggacacagcactcaaggtgtggcctgagcagtgctgagcacaggggaacaataacctccctttgtcctactggccacactgctcctgatgcaggccaggatgccattggctctcttggccacctgggcacactgctgcctcatcttcagctactacctatcagcacccccaggtccctttcctcctggctgctctgaagccactctgtccccagcctgtagtgctgcttggggttgttgtggccaaagtgcagaaccctgcacttggccttgttcagtatcattccattggcctctgcccacccatccagcctggccaggtccctctgcagggctctcctaccttccaacagctccacacctgctcctagcttggtgtcatctgcaaacttactgatgctggactcatcccctggtccagatcatcaataaagatctgCCAACTTACTGATAATATTCTCTCTGTCCTTATCAGGATATTTAGTAAAGATGCTAAAGAGAAGTGATCCCAACACTGAGTCCTGAGGAACGCTGCTTGTGACTGGACACCAGCTGGATGTAAGTGCATTGACCACCACCCTTTGggcccatctgtgcagccactgctttctccagcaaagctgtgctcatccaagccaccagcatctggggaggaataacaaactgcaccagcacaggctaggaggtgatctgttggaaagcagccctgtggagagggacctgggagtgctggtggataacatccatggcacagcaatgtgcccttgtggccaagaaggccaatgggagcctggagtctgttaggaagagtgtgtccagcagatcaagtgaggttctcctccacctctactctgccctgctgagacctcatcttgaatattgtgctcagttttgggctccccagttgcagagggacagggacctgctggagagggtccagtggagagctaggaggatgatgaggggactggagggcatggctgatgaggagaggctgagggacctggggctgtttagtctggagaagactgagaggggatttaataaatgtttataagtatctgagggctgccaggagtggggggacaggctctgctcactgctccctgggataggacaaggagcaatgggtgtaagttgcagcataggaggttccagttcaacacaagggggaacttcttttctgtaaggatcacagagcactggcacaggctgctcagagaggttgtggggtctctttctatggagacttccaaggcctgtctggatgtgttcctctgtgatctgctctggcaggggggttggactcaatgatctctttgggtcctttccaacccctaacgtcctgtgagcctatgatgAATAACTGCATACCTCAGTCAGTACCAGCTGGgagctgatctgctggaaagcagctttatgGGAAAAGACCTGAGAGCCCTGGTGGACAACATGAtgacaatgtgtccttgtggccaggaaggccaatggtatcctgggatgcatcaagaaGACTGTGGCCAGGAAGTCGAGGGAGgttcccttccccctctgctctgccttggtgagaccttaTCTGGAGTACTGAGCCCATTTCTGGGCTCACCAGTTCAAAAAGGACAGGGAAGTTCTTGAGAGGCTGCAGTAAAGGCCTGTGAAGGGAACTCGTACATCtatcttatgaagaaaggctgagggacttggggcctGGGGAGGACTGGAGTGGAATCTTATTGATGCTTGTaaatacttcaagggtgggtgtccAAAGGTTGGGACCAGTTGTTTTTCAGTGGttcccagtaacaggacaagaggtaaatgagagagtcattggacactggaatgggctgcccggggaggtggtggagtcgccgtccctggagctgttcaaggcaggattggacgtggcacttggtgccatggtctggccttgagctctgtggtaaagggttggacttgatgatctgtgaggtctcttccaaccttggtgatactgtgatactgtgacacagaCTTGAAGATAGGAAGTTCCATCAAAACACGAGGAGGGATTTCTTTATGCTGAGGTTGCTTGGgcgctggagcaggttgcccagagaggtgttggagtctCTCTTTATGGAGTCATTCCGAGCCCACCTAGATGctgccctgtgcaacctgctgtaggtgaacTTGctctggtggggaggttggactagatgatttccagaggtctctttcagcccctATCATTCTTTGATTTTGTGGGTCACGATTGATAATCTGGGAATCTGTTAATGGTTTGCTTGTTGCCTAACACCCTGGGGGCTAAAATAGGAAGAGACCTGGAAGGCCAAGCTTTAGAATGGACACAGGAAGGATGTCTGGGTCTCTGAAACAAGTCCGTGTGGCATGTCTGATCTCATTTCCTCTGTGCCCATTGGGATGTGTCTGATCTCATTTCCTCTGTGCCCGTTGGGCTGTGTCTGACTTGGGCTCTGTTGTTTCCACAGCTCTCAGGAATGGCTGAGacaccagcagtggcagcatcAAGGACAGCAGCACCAACCATTTTAGATGAGCTCCTGGAGATCACGGCTCAAAGCCTGCTGCACACTGAGGTGTCCGAGCACTACGAGGTTATtcgggagctgggcaggggcaaaTACGGCCACGTGATGCTGGTGACTCACAGACAGAGAGGTGAGGAATTGACTGCAGCccatgtgctgctgtgccttgcctcctctcctcttgccAGCGTGCTGCGTAGCCTGGAGCTTCCTGGGACCAGACAGCAGTCTCTGGGAGACTGGCAGGACAaagggtcacaggatcacagtatcccagtatcaccaaggttggaagagacctcacagaccatcaagtccaaccctttaccacagagctcaaggccagaccatggcaccaagtgccacgtccagtcctgccttgaacagctccagggacggcgactccaccacctccccgggcagcccattccagtgtccaatgactctctcagggaagaactttctcctcacctccagcctaaatctcccctggtgcagcctgaggctgtgtcctcttgttctggtgctggccacctgagagaagagagcaacctcctcctggccacaacctcccctcaggtagttgtagacagcaataaggtctgccctgagcctcctcttctccaggctaaccaatcccagctccctcagcctctcctcctagggctgtgctcaaggcctctccccagccttgttgcccttctctggacacgctcaagcatctcaatgtccctcctaaactggggggcccagaactgaacacagcactcaaagtgtggtctaagcagtgcagagtacaggggcagaatgacctccctgctcctgctggccacaccattcctgatgcaggccaggatgccactggctctcttggccacctgggcacactgctgcctcatgttcaggtgggtatcaatcagcacccccagatccctctctgtctggctgctctccagccactctgaccccagcctgtatctctgcatggggttgttgtggccaaagtgcagcaccctgcacttggagctattgaagccatccccttggactctgcccatctgtccaggtggtcaaggtcctgctgcagagcccttctgccctccaacccagccacatctgcccccagtttggtgccatctgcaacctGGGAATCCTCTCATTGCACCCATCCAGGGAGCAGCCCAGAACACCAGACAAGGTTATGGTGATAAGGCAGGTCCAAGGTCAAGAGGGAAATCAATCCATGAGTCAGGATCAATAGGCTTCAGGGCAAGGCACTGGCATGGAAActgacaccaccaccacacatCTTAGGCAGGGAATGAAGCCCCAGGTCTTAGTGTAAATGGTGCCCCTAAGCCCATAGACAGAGGGTGAAGGTGGAAGTCCCAGGTGGGGCTTGCCAAGGCCATTCAGGCTTATGAGTGCCCACTGGATCCTGACACTACTTTTGCCCACTCATGCCAGCTTGGGTTGATAAGCCCAAATAGCCTGAATTTTCCTTCCCCTACCCAGTGCTTCTATGCACGCACCAACTGGCTCCAAACtcatgccagcagcagtgcctgctcccagATCAGGTGTCCACATTATATATCCATGAAAAGTGTTGGGCCAGAGTCCTCCCTGTACCTGAAAGTGTCCAAACCCATGATGTCTCACTGCCTACTCTGCCTTCATACAAGGAACATTCAGGGGAGCTTAGCCcactctttctctctccaggGACTCCTATGGCTCTCAAGCTGCTACCCAAAGCCAGCACCAAGCTGCACACCTTCCTGTATGAGTACTGTGTGGCACTCTCCCTGGCCACCCACCCTGCCATCATCAGCATGTTTGGAATTGCCATAGAGTCTAGCCAGTACTATGGCTTCCTCTATGAACCAGCGCTGCATAAAGACCTCATCTCTATCATCAAACCTCGGGTGAGTGCTGCTACaagggggcagggctgggactgcagcatctgaccccatgcaggctggccagaggtAGGGAGGTAAAAGCCATgggctgtcatagaatcatagaatcatagaatcaagcaggttggaagagacctccaagctcagccagtccaacctagcacccagccctaaccaatcaaccagaccatggcactaagtgcctcatccagtcttttcttgaagacccccagggacggtgcctccaccacctccctgggcagcccattccaatgccaatcactctctctgtgaagaacttcttcctaacatccagcctatacctcccctggcacaacttgagactgtgtccccttgttctattgctggttgcctgggagaagaggccaccccccacctggctacaatgccccttcaggtagttgtagacagtaccACATCTCTTGGCTCTTCACTGTTGAAGCAGCTTCATGCTCGTGAGACCAAAAAGGCAAAAGTCTTCCCCGGTGCGGAGCAGGCAGGTGGAAccccagctgccagggctgcaaggTGGCCCATGCATGCTGTActgcctgcctctctccctGTGCAGGATGGGATCCCCGAGCTGGCTGCCAAGcactgtgccaagcagctggtgAGCGCGCTGGAGTTCATCCACAGCCGGGGGCTCGTGTACCGTGACGTCAAGCCCGAGAACGTGCTGCTCTTCGACCCCGAGTGCCGGCGCATCAAGCTGACGGACTTTGGGCTCACGAGGCCCAAGGGTACCAAGCTGAAGCTGGTGGCTGGAGTACTCCCCTATACTGCCCCTGAGCTAAGCAACACCACTGATGCCCAGGGGCTGCCCATCGATAGCAGCTTGGATGCCTGGGCCTTTGGtgtgctgcttttctgcctGCTGACTGGCTACTtcccctgggagcagagcctgccagaTGACCCTTTCTTTGAGGACTTCATGCTGTGGCAGGAAACTGGCCTGGAGAAAGACCTGCCCCGCCACTGGAGGCGCCTGACAGCTGAGGCTGCCCTGATGCTACGGGACCTGCTGGCCCTAGATCCCACCAAGCGCAGCCCTGTCAGCGGAGCACTGCGCTATGTGGATTGCCCGTGGCGGCTGGAGGGTGGCCGTAGTGAAAAGGCTACAGTGACACCCTAGACCCCACTCCTCACAAAGAGAGGGAAAGTAGGTCTCACCTTGCAAGGGTCTTCAGGGTCTGGGGCATCACAGTGGCCCAGGGGCATGGGGTCATGGTGACACAGAGGTGAATTCCTCTGCTGCACTGTCCTCACCACCGTGAAGCCAGgctcccttcccagctgctggtCCTCACTCCATGGCTCAGTGCTGCCTAGtcccatagaatcagagaatcagccaggttggaagagacctccaagctcatccagtccaacctagcacccaaccctatccaatcaactagaccatggcactaagtgcctcatccagtctatttttgaacatttccaggggcagcaactcaccacctccctgggcagcccattccaatggcacatcactctctctgtgaagaacttccatcTCCTCATGCTTCCTTTGGGCTTGAAAACGTCTCCTTCCTCCTGGAAATGGCTGTCTGCATGTGAAGCACCTACttgcttcttggccacagggacTCCAGGATGGGTTCTGTGGACTGCAGCACCTGTCTTTTCCTTGAAATAGAGCACAACATATacttttgtgtttctgcatgTGGCTCTTTTACCCTTACAATAAAATGCCTGTGGTGGCTCATTTGCTGTGGGAGAGTAGGGGAGTGACAGAACCTGTGACCACCTGAGGGAAAACTGTATGAGGCAGGGACCACCCCCAGATGCTGCTTGAGTTGCAGCCAGGACTCTTGAAGGGTAGCTTCATGTGAGCTGGGTGGAGGGGCTGAGGAGCCTCCAGCACGTGGCTGTGGGTGGTGACTGATGCCAAAAAGGTGTAGGTAGGTTGTTGGGGAAGGCCAGAGGGATTTGCACACTGTAACCTGTACTGCTATGAGTTTCTTCCTTTTTGcttgtgttcaagaccaggtgaCAGAAAAGATTGTTCACATGGAGGGTTGTTAGCAGGAGGAGCCTCAGTATGCAAAACTCTTACCCTCTAGTTCCCTTCACTCAGGCCTTCTGCAAACACCAGTAGCCCTACTGAAGTACAGTTCACTCCTCTCCCACCTTGAATAGCTGAGGTGCAAATGGAAAGGTGAATTACCTGCCACAAACATCCACATGTATGATTCATCTGAGAAGATAGTAGCACTGTGAGGATGGGAAAGGCTAACAAAGGACCTGTAATCACAGGCTGCATGCATTTATCTGTACAAGTAATCCCAGCAAGATTTCCATGGTGACAACCTCAAAGCAGTCCTGTACCTTGGCCTTGATCTCCTCCAGCCTTAGTGATCCCTCCTCGTGGAGCCAGTGCCTTTGTGTGTGAGCCTTCACTACCACTTCTTCCCTGTTTCTGAATCCTTCAGTCCAAAGAAACCATTTTTAAGACTATtcaactgcagctctgctgcaccttTGCCCTTCTACTGTTGTCAGGTCCTAAGGGTTTTGGCTGCCAGGAAGTTGTACAGTATGTAGCTAGGTGACAAATTGCACTGTGGCTGCACCATGGGTATGATGGTGGTGCAGACAGGGTTACAAtgaagaaagcagagcagtAAGCACAGTGGCAAAAGCCCTACCCTGAGCCAAGTGCCCAGCTCAGGCACCTTTCTCAGTGGCTTAATTATAATTGCAACTGGTTTTCTTAAATCAATGAATAAGCAGATCTGTTGAAGCCTATTCCCCACGGGGCCTGGCAAAAGATCCCAAATAGccttggagcagctgctgggagaggctgaATGGAATGGAGCTGCATGCAAACACGCTGGCCCCTTGCACAGGCAGctgatggctgcagcagggctggccagGTGCCCGGCACTGTAAAGGGCAACATTTCAGCTAATGTAGGCACAAGGTGTAGGGGGGATCTGGTATCATCCCCAAAGAGGAATCAGGTGGCTgcaaaggggagggaaagatgCATTACTTCACTCCTCTGTGGATGGAATGGAGAGATAAATAAGGTAATTACACTGAGTGCTGGCTGGGTGAATCCAGGCCCTAGTGTCCTAGTGCCTACCCCATGCTGCATGCACAGGCTGGGAGCACAGATCCCGTGGCTCTTGGTAGGATGAGTAGTCTGTTTCTGGTTCCCCTTGTGAAGATCAATGTTGGAGAagttcttgttagcagagcacacaagaattgataaacaatgagcaacccgtgctgggaatgtccttgaatccatcttgggagtttagatagcaggcacagggtagcttccccccacatgcagctgcagggggtggagtgcacctgcaggtgggcagagtttagccagccccagaggctgaccctcagattgttatggtatgctggaaggcagaagggctctgcagcaggaccttgactgcctggacagatgggcagagtccaaggggatggggttcagtagctccaagtgcagggtgctgcactttggccacaacaaccccatgcacagatacaggctggggtgggagtggctggagagcagccagacagagagggatctgggggtgctgattgatactcacctgaacatgagccagcagtgtgcccaggtggccaagagagccagtggcatcctggcctgcatcaggaatgatgtggccagcaggagcagggaggtcattctgcccctgtactctgcactggttagaccacaccttgagtgctgtgttcagttctgggccccccagtttaggagggacattgagatgcttgagcgtgtccagagaagggcaacgaggctggggagaggccttgagcacagccctacgaggagaggctgagggagctgggattggttagcctggagaagaggaggctcaggggagaccttattgctgtctacaactacctgaggggaggttgtggccaggaggaggttgctctcttc includes:
- the LOC135184705 gene encoding serine/threonine-protein kinase SBK2-like produces the protein MHLYLAWPQNKDHAEAREAALRSQLLREPKLDGRSEKEVTFSGQAVCPQAQRHGEGAERQARSRSARQPSRLLGAGCRGQGSAGQPGGREAAPGRPPALPAAGGERLRTDGRARKKRGKRSYSRGGMKGCPGMVRLNELLIPSKIPADGRVSSSLFEKLKRRLPLEIPLLSGMAETPAVAASRTAAPTILDELLEITAQSLLHTEVSEHYEVIRELGRGKYGHVMLVTHRQRGTPMALKLLPKASTKLHTFLYEYCVALSLATHPAIISMFGIAIESSQYYGFLYEPALHKDLISIIKPRDGIPELAAKHCAKQLVSALEFIHSRGLVYRDVKPENVLLFDPECRRIKLTDFGLTRPKGTKLKLVAGVLPYTAPELSNTTDAQGLPIDSSLDAWAFGVLLFCLLTGYFPWEQSLPDDPFFEDFMLWQETGLEKDLPRHWRRLTAEAALMLRDLLALDPTKRSPVSGALRYVDCPWRLEGGRSEKATVTP